From Cetobacterium somerae ATCC BAA-474, the proteins below share one genomic window:
- a CDS encoding mechanosensitive ion channel family protein: protein MENFLGNMSDEVILYIAKYSPMLLKKAIYLLILYFTYNPVKEFLVGSLKKILRKSTLDELLVNFLLTATRLMVIIFYFLNLLEILGLKTTSIIALIGSVGVGIGLALKGSLSDVAGGIQILVSKPFKKGDFIIAAGTEGAVQKISFLYTILNSVDNKKIIVPNGKLSSSIVTTVTANPQRRADFLFFADKKCNIDKVREVLLDVVNSHPAVLKDKDIFVKFAKETPIASEFIVRVWTLKENFRDLNADIQEEVKKRFDKEGIRIPYQSYEIKKYL, encoded by the coding sequence ATGGAAAATTTTTTAGGGAATATGTCAGATGAAGTTATACTGTATATAGCAAAATATTCTCCAATGCTTTTAAAAAAAGCGATATATCTGTTAATACTTTATTTTACATACAATCCAGTTAAGGAATTTTTAGTAGGTTCATTAAAAAAGATATTGAGAAAAAGTACTTTAGATGAATTATTAGTAAATTTTTTATTAACAGCAACGAGATTAATGGTAATAATTTTTTATTTTTTAAATTTATTAGAAATTTTAGGTTTAAAAACTACTTCTATTATAGCATTGATTGGATCAGTGGGTGTTGGAATAGGATTAGCATTAAAGGGAAGTTTATCAGATGTAGCAGGTGGAATACAAATTTTAGTATCAAAACCTTTTAAAAAAGGAGATTTTATTATTGCTGCAGGAACAGAAGGAGCTGTTCAAAAAATAAGTTTTTTATATACTATTTTAAATAGTGTAGATAATAAAAAAATTATAGTTCCAAATGGAAAATTATCGTCATCAATAGTTACAACAGTTACAGCTAATCCACAAAGAAGAGCAGACTTTTTATTCTTTGCAGATAAAAAGTGTAATATAGATAAGGTAAGAGAAGTACTGCTTGATGTAGTAAATAGCCATCCAGCAGTTTTAAAGGATAAAGACATATTTGTTAAATTTGCAAAAGAGACACCAATAGCATCAGAATTTATTGTAAGAGTTTGGACTTTAAAGGAAAACTTTAGAGATTTAAATGCTGATATTCAAGAGGAAGTTAAAAAAAGATTTGATAAAGAGGGAATAAGAATTCCATATCAATCATATGAAATAAAAAAATACCTTTAA
- a CDS encoding TldD/PmbA family protein — protein sequence MIDKSLVENILNEALSTGGDFAEIFVENKVGDSFYLVDGKIEQAISGKDFGIGIRIFKELFSVYAYTNDMSKENLIKVAKKASQAIRGTKEDITINLIKQDIENKHKIILAPGSILKDDKILVMKDAYNAAKEYDQCISQVRINYSDSTQNILVANSEGTWAEDTRTRSRLGIESIASDMNDMQTGSYRPGAAKGFEFFKEIDIKSYAKEASRIAKTMLGSKYAPSGKMPVIIENEFGGVIFHEACGHGLEATSVAKGLSVFAGKIGEQVASNIVSAVDDGTLPNEWGSSNIDDEGTPTRRNLLIEKGILKGYMVDKLNGRRMGVESTGSARRESYKYAPTSRMTNTFILNGTSSLEDMLANTEDGIYAKYMGGGSVNPSTGDFNFSIMEGYLIKNGKITEPVRGATLIGNGPEVLHKIDMVGDNLAHGQGMCGSVSGSIPANVGQPRIKIKDIIIGGR from the coding sequence ATGATAGATAAGAGTTTAGTTGAAAATATATTAAATGAAGCACTTTCTACTGGTGGGGATTTTGCAGAAATTTTTGTTGAAAATAAAGTTGGTGATTCTTTCTATTTAGTTGATGGAAAAATTGAACAAGCTATTTCAGGAAAGGACTTTGGAATTGGTATAAGAATTTTCAAAGAATTATTTTCTGTTTATGCTTATACTAATGATATGAGCAAAGAAAATCTTATAAAAGTTGCAAAAAAAGCATCTCAAGCTATAAGAGGAACAAAAGAGGATATTACTATAAATCTTATTAAACAAGATATTGAAAATAAACATAAAATAATTTTAGCTCCTGGAAGTATTTTAAAAGATGATAAAATTTTAGTTATGAAAGATGCTTATAATGCTGCTAAAGAATATGACCAGTGCATAAGTCAAGTTAGAATAAACTATAGCGACTCTACACAAAATATTCTAGTTGCTAATTCTGAAGGTACTTGGGCTGAAGATACAAGAACTAGAAGCAGACTTGGAATTGAAAGTATTGCTTCTGATATGAATGATATGCAAACTGGTTCATATCGGCCTGGAGCTGCTAAAGGATTTGAATTTTTTAAAGAAATTGATATAAAGTCATACGCTAAAGAAGCTTCGAGAATCGCTAAAACCATGCTTGGTTCTAAATATGCTCCAAGTGGAAAAATGCCTGTTATTATTGAAAATGAATTTGGAGGAGTAATATTCCACGAGGCATGTGGACACGGACTTGAAGCTACAAGTGTTGCTAAAGGACTTTCTGTTTTTGCGGGAAAAATTGGTGAGCAAGTTGCTAGTAATATTGTTTCTGCAGTAGATGATGGAACTTTACCAAATGAATGGGGGTCTTCTAATATTGATGATGAAGGTACGCCTACAAGAAGAAATCTTTTAATTGAAAAAGGTATTTTAAAAGGATATATGGTAGACAAGTTAAATGGAAGAAGAATGGGTGTTGAAAGTACTGGAAGTGCTAGAAGAGAGTCTTATAAATATGCTCCTACATCTAGAATGACTAATACATTTATATTAAATGGAACTTCCTCTTTAGAAGATATGCTAGCTAATACTGAAGATGGAATCTATGCTAAATACATGGGTGGAGGTTCAGTTAATCCTAGTACAGGAGACTTTAATTTCTCTATTATGGAAGGGTATTTAATAAAAAATGGTAAAATTACAGAACCCGTTAGAGGTGCAACTTTAATCGGCAATGGACCTGAAGTTCTTCATAAAATAGATATGGTTGGAGATAATTTGGCTCATGGACAAGGAATGTGTGGATCTGTTTCTGGAAGCATCCCTGCTAATGTGGGACAGCCTAGAATTAAAATAAAAGATATTATAATTGGAGGAAGATAA
- a CDS encoding DUF4396 domain-containing protein — translation MFNIVSKFFIVIGILSALSITIDILKHPQKEMPIMNLVWPINGLWAGLFGVWAYFTIGKNRKMDMSGMDMKDMDMSNMKMDDMDMSDMKMDNMNTKDHKYSSFWQGVVADTLHCGAGCSLADLIGPWLFLMFPFTLFNNYTFGEWTLDYFLALLTGVTFQYAAISPMMNEKGVKIWLRALKIDFLSLTSWQIGMYGWMALVTFVWLGRLSPTTPEFWFMMQIAMCCGFITAYPVNWWLVKVGIKMGM, via the coding sequence TTGTTTAATATTGTTTCTAAATTTTTTATCGTTATTGGTATTCTTTCTGCACTAAGTATTACTATCGATATTTTAAAACATCCACAAAAAGAGATGCCTATTATGAATTTAGTTTGGCCTATTAATGGTTTGTGGGCTGGTCTTTTTGGAGTTTGGGCATATTTTACTATTGGAAAAAATAGAAAAATGGATATGAGTGGTATGGATATGAAAGATATGGACATGAGTAATATGAAAATGGATGACATGGATATGAGTGATATGAAAATGGATAACATGAATACGAAAGATCATAAATATTCAAGCTTTTGGCAAGGAGTTGTTGCTGATACTCTTCATTGCGGAGCTGGTTGTTCTTTAGCTGATTTAATTGGGCCATGGTTATTCTTAATGTTTCCGTTCACTTTATTTAATAATTATACTTTTGGTGAATGGACATTAGATTATTTTTTAGCTTTATTAACTGGTGTTACTTTTCAATATGCTGCTATCTCTCCTATGATGAATGAAAAAGGTGTTAAAATTTGGTTAAGAGCTCTTAAAATAGATTTTCTTTCTCTTACTTCATGGCAAATCGGTATGTATGGTTGGATGGCTCTCGTTACATTTGTTTGGCTTGGTCGTCTTTCTCCTACAACTCCTGAGTTTTGGTTTATGATGCAAATTGCTATGTGTTGTGGATTTATAACTGCTTATCCTGTAAATTGGTGGTTAGTAAAAGTTGGAATAAAAATGGGAATGTAA
- a CDS encoding DUF1846 domain-containing protein, with translation MKIGFDHNKYLEEQSKYILERVNNFDKLYLEFGGKLLFDLHAKRVLPGFDENAKIKLLQKLKEKVEVIICVYAGDIERNKIRGDFGITYDMDVFRLIDDLRERELEVNSVVITRYDDQPSTSLFITKLERRGIKVYKHRATKGYPTDVDTIVSEEGYGKNPFIETTKPIVVVTAPGPGSGKLATCLSQLYHENKRGNAVGYSKFETFPVWNVPLKHPLNIAYEAATVDLKDVNMIDSFHLEAYGETAVNYNRDIEAFPVLKRIIEKITNKESIYKSPTDMGVNRVGFGITDDEVVREASKQEIIRRYFKTGCEYKKGYVDKETFQRAKLIMEELDLKESDRKVVTAAREHLDKQKQACEKNELLSSVAMELSNEMIFTGKKSNVLDASSAVLINALKAIAGINDNIHLISPTIIEDITKLKKNTLQSKNLGLDCEEMLIALTISATTNPMAQAALDQLPMLKGAQLHSTTILGKGDEQTLRKLGVDVTSDPVFPTENLYYNE, from the coding sequence TGACTTACATGCAAAAAGAGTTTTACCGGGGTTTGACGAAAACGCAAAAATCAAATTACTTCAAAAATTAAAAGAAAAAGTTGAAGTTATAATCTGTGTTTATGCTGGAGATATTGAAAGAAACAAAATTAGAGGAGATTTCGGTATCACATATGATATGGATGTATTCAGATTAATTGATGATTTAAGAGAACGTGAACTAGAAGTAAATAGTGTTGTTATTACAAGATATGACGACCAACCATCTACATCTCTTTTTATAACAAAGCTTGAAAGAAGAGGAATTAAAGTTTACAAACATAGAGCTACAAAAGGATATCCTACTGATGTTGATACTATTGTTAGTGAAGAAGGATATGGAAAAAATCCATTTATCGAGACAACTAAGCCAATTGTTGTTGTTACTGCTCCAGGACCTGGAAGTGGAAAATTAGCTACTTGTTTAAGTCAACTTTATCATGAAAATAAAAGAGGAAATGCTGTTGGATATTCAAAATTTGAAACTTTCCCTGTTTGGAACGTACCTTTAAAGCATCCTTTAAATATAGCTTATGAAGCTGCTACTGTGGATTTAAAAGACGTTAACATGATTGACTCATTCCATCTTGAAGCATATGGTGAGACTGCTGTTAACTACAACAGAGATATTGAAGCTTTCCCTGTATTAAAAAGAATTATTGAGAAAATAACAAATAAAGAATCAATCTATAAATCTCCAACTGACATGGGAGTTAATAGAGTAGGTTTTGGAATCACTGATGATGAAGTTGTTAGAGAAGCTTCTAAACAAGAGATTATCAGAAGATATTTTAAAACTGGATGTGAATATAAAAAAGGATATGTTGATAAAGAAACTTTCCAAAGAGCTAAACTTATAATGGAAGAGCTAGATTTAAAAGAGAGTGATCGAAAAGTAGTTACTGCTGCTAGAGAACATTTAGATAAGCAAAAACAAGCTTGTGAAAAGAACGAACTTTTATCATCTGTAGCTATGGAGCTTTCAAATGAAATGATTTTTACAGGTAAAAAATCTAATGTTTTAGATGCTTCATCAGCTGTTTTAATAAACGCTCTAAAAGCTATCGCTGGAATTAACGATAATATCCACTTAATATCTCCAACTATAATTGAAGATATTACAAAATTAAAGAAAAATACATTACAAAGTAAAAATTTAGGATTAGATTGTGAAGAGATGTTAATCGCTCTTACTATTTCAGCTACAACTAACCCTATGGCTCAAGCTGCTCTTGATCAACTTCCTATGTTAAAAGGAGCACAACTTCACTCAACTACTATTTTAGGAAAAGGTGACGAGCAAACATTAAGAAAACTTGGTGTTGATGTAACATCAGATCCAGTATTCCCAACTGAGAATTTATATTATAACGAATAA